One Candidatus Cloacimonas sp. DNA window includes the following coding sequences:
- a CDS encoding Y-family DNA polymerase, which produces MNTTGLKDDNIVALVDCNNFYVSCERVFNPKLNNKPVAILSNNDGCIVSRSQEIKDLKIPMGAPGFKYEALINKNGGTLLSSNYALYADMSSRVMEVLAMFSPDIEIYSIDEAFLGLNGFNNRDLENFGKKIKKTVFQWTGIPVSVGISKTKTLAKVANHFVKHYSAYKGSLCLLIDERIGKALAKTPVSEVWGIGRQYDKFLRQNKIETALQLRDADDKFIDHYLTSTGLKTVLELRGYACIDLDDAPISKKSIVTSRSFGKQVSELSELQEAVSEYVTRAAEKLRKQNCVAGLLMVFLSTNRFKEGPQYNNSLSTTLFPPTAYTPDLIEKELVILEELFLPGFEFKKAGVMLADIVSEEDVPLSFMEVNYLDDKRKKLMETVDKLNQTYGQDTLFYASNGIKKDWKMRRAKLSPHYTTNWNDLPKVK; this is translated from the coding sequence ATGAATACTACTGGCTTAAAAGATGATAACATAGTTGCTCTGGTGGATTGCAACAATTTTTATGTATCCTGTGAACGGGTGTTCAATCCTAAACTAAATAACAAACCAGTAGCTATTTTATCAAATAATGATGGTTGCATCGTTTCTCGCTCGCAAGAAATCAAAGACCTAAAAATTCCTATGGGAGCACCCGGTTTTAAATATGAGGCGCTCATCAATAAAAACGGGGGGACATTGCTTTCTTCCAATTATGCTCTTTATGCTGATATGAGTTCACGCGTGATGGAAGTGCTGGCTATGTTCTCTCCAGACATAGAAATTTACAGTATTGATGAAGCATTTTTGGGGCTTAATGGATTTAACAATAGAGACCTGGAGAACTTTGGCAAAAAGATAAAAAAAACGGTCTTTCAATGGACGGGCATACCTGTCTCGGTGGGAATTTCCAAAACCAAAACCTTGGCAAAAGTGGCAAATCATTTTGTTAAACACTATTCTGCTTATAAAGGTTCGCTCTGTTTACTAATTGATGAACGCATTGGCAAGGCATTGGCAAAGACACCCGTTTCAGAGGTCTGGGGAATTGGACGCCAATATGACAAATTTTTACGCCAGAATAAAATTGAGACAGCTCTGCAATTGCGTGATGCAGATGATAAATTTATCGACCATTATTTAACCTCTACGGGCTTAAAAACGGTTTTGGAATTGCGTGGCTATGCTTGTATTGATCTGGATGATGCGCCCATTTCCAAAAAAAGTATCGTTACTTCTCGTTCTTTTGGTAAACAGGTGTCAGAACTTTCAGAATTACAAGAAGCTGTTTCTGAATATGTTACCAGGGCTGCGGAAAAATTGCGTAAACAAAATTGTGTGGCAGGTCTGCTGATGGTTTTTCTTTCCACAAACCGCTTTAAAGAAGGTCCGCAATACAATAATTCATTGTCCACAACCCTCTTCCCCCCTACTGCTTACACTCCAGACCTGATAGAAAAAGAGTTAGTCATACTGGAAGAACTTTTCTTGCCCGGTTTTGAATTTAAAAAAGCCGGCGTGATGCTGGCGGATATCGTTTCGGAAGAAGATGTCCCCTTAAGCTTTATGGAAGTGAATTATCTGGATGATAAACGCAAAAAACTGATGGAAACAGTTGATAAATTGAACCAAACTTATGGTCAGGACACCCTTTTTTATGCCAGCAACGGTATTAAAAAGGACTGGAAGATGCGCCGCGCAAAACTTTCTCCACACTATACTACAAATTGGAATGACCTTCCAAAAGTGAAATAA
- a CDS encoding YigZ family protein, protein MLWTIENKTQSEIKIKRSRFVCTLYPLPHAENVKDLLNEHCRLYATANHHCYAYIYGLNKDITYYSDAGEPSGTAGKPILNALLRNNLTNILAIVTRYFGGIKLGVKGLIDAYGESVEQTIMQSKLIEAKQLVYLSLTCDYPTFETLKHIVETLAGEISQVIWTEEVSFVASMPAEQEQTFMENINCLSGKYRLNY, encoded by the coding sequence ATGCTTTGGACGATAGAAAATAAAACGCAAAGCGAAATAAAAATAAAGCGGTCTCGTTTCGTTTGTACATTGTATCCTCTTCCCCATGCGGAAAATGTAAAAGACCTATTAAATGAACATTGCCGACTTTATGCCACTGCCAATCATCACTGCTATGCTTACATTTATGGTTTGAACAAAGATATAACTTATTATTCCGATGCGGGAGAGCCCTCCGGAACAGCCGGAAAACCTATTCTGAATGCACTTTTGCGTAATAATTTAACAAATATTTTGGCGATCGTAACCCGTTATTTTGGAGGCATAAAATTGGGAGTGAAAGGTCTGATTGATGCCTATGGTGAATCCGTGGAACAAACCATCATGCAAAGCAAATTGATTGAGGCAAAACAGTTAGTATATTTATCCCTCACCTGTGATTATCCTACTTTTGAGACCCTGAAACATATTGTGGAAACTCTGGCGGGTGAAATCAGTCAAGTTATCTGGACAGAAGAAGTTAGCTTTGTTGCATCAATGCCCGCAGAACAAGAACAGACCTTTATGGAAAATATAAATTGCCTTTCGGGCAAATATCGCTTAAATTATTAA
- a CDS encoding ChaN family lipoprotein: MKYLILIIVILMSVMMLYANDYCIVEVKTGEMLNLPELAKKLQKYDIIFFGEYHDNETLHYLEKELLPLLETKKELIISMEMFERDVQSDLDAYVEGWLSEEEFLQKSRPWNNYLTDYRPIIEYAKAKKLSVIAANIPRPIAGKMARMGDDFMDALSEEDKKWLPAKITNPDDDYKKAFLATMEDMQSPMMKGDPEWQYKSQCLKDDTMAESIVNALEMKPKARIIHFNGDFHSRNFLGTVSRVQTMLPKKQIAVISPSSREDWKNGTLTDAEKKAGTFIILIPQQGGEQ, from the coding sequence ATGAAATACCTGATATTAATTATAGTGATTCTGATGAGTGTAATGATGCTCTATGCAAATGACTACTGCATTGTGGAAGTGAAAACCGGTGAAATGCTTAACCTACCGGAACTGGCAAAAAAATTGCAAAAATATGATATCATCTTTTTTGGGGAATATCACGATAACGAAACTCTCCATTACCTCGAAAAAGAACTTTTGCCTTTATTGGAAACCAAAAAAGAACTGATAATATCTATGGAAATGTTTGAACGCGATGTTCAAAGTGATTTGGATGCTTATGTGGAAGGTTGGCTTAGTGAAGAAGAATTCTTGCAGAAAAGTCGCCCTTGGAATAACTATTTAACCGATTATCGTCCGATAATTGAATATGCCAAAGCGAAGAAATTAAGCGTTATCGCAGCAAATATTCCGCGCCCTATTGCCGGAAAAATGGCAAGAATGGGTGATGATTTTATGGACGCTCTCTCTGAGGAAGATAAAAAATGGTTACCCGCTAAAATAACCAACCCCGATGATGATTATAAAAAAGCATTTCTGGCTACTATGGAAGATATGCAATCCCCAATGATGAAGGGCGATCCGGAATGGCAATATAAATCGCAATGTCTGAAAGATGACACAATGGCAGAAAGTATTGTCAATGCTTTGGAAATGAAGCCCAAAGCTCGTATAATTCACTTTAACGGCGATTTTCACAGTAGAAACTTTTTAGGAACCGTCAGCCGAGTGCAAACAATGCTCCCTAAAAAACAAATAGCGGTTATAAGTCCTTCCAGCCGTGAGGACTGGAAAAATGGAACTTTAACCGATGCAGAAAAGAAAGCTGGAACTTTTATCATTCTAATTCCCCAACAAGGAGGTGAACAGTGA
- the amrB gene encoding AmmeMemoRadiSam system protein B, translating to MIRNPMHAGTFYPRFEKQLRRQIENWIGNATPPIASERSLGLILPHAGYMYSGECATLGMFSISHENIDSFIILHPSHQSNYFDFSVSPYQEYLTPLGMMALDTELYNKIAPSADQNIPLILHQEEHSMEIQLPLVNYFFPQAKILPIMFGNQIPAVSNRLAELLYETIYSSTKRIVVLCSSDLSHYHRAKTAEQMDGILVNDVTSLEPEQLWQDTINGNSEACGIGGILTMLYYGKLCSNAKMRVIQYTHSGIISGNDTQVVGYLSAKMYI from the coding sequence GTGATCCGCAATCCTATGCATGCCGGAACTTTTTATCCGCGTTTTGAAAAACAACTAAGACGCCAAATTGAGAACTGGATTGGTAATGCTACCCCCCCTATTGCCTCTGAACGCAGTTTGGGATTGATTCTTCCGCATGCCGGTTATATGTATTCAGGTGAATGTGCTACGCTGGGAATGTTCAGTATTTCCCACGAAAATATTGATTCTTTCATAATTCTGCATCCCAGCCATCAATCCAACTATTTTGATTTTAGCGTTTCTCCTTATCAAGAATATTTGACTCCTCTGGGAATGATGGCTTTAGACACTGAGCTATATAATAAAATTGCTCCCAGTGCAGATCAAAATATTCCGCTGATTTTACACCAAGAAGAGCATTCTATGGAAATTCAGCTGCCTCTGGTAAACTACTTTTTCCCCCAGGCAAAAATATTGCCTATTATGTTCGGTAACCAGATTCCTGCCGTCTCTAATCGCCTTGCGGAATTGCTATATGAAACAATTTATAGCTCTACGAAAAGAATTGTGGTTCTCTGCTCTTCTGATTTATCACATTATCATCGTGCCAAAACAGCCGAACAAATGGACGGTATTTTGGTGAATGATGTTACCTCTCTTGAACCTGAGCAGTTATGGCAAGATACTATAAATGGCAATAGTGAGGCATGTGGAATTGGCGGAATACTCACTATGTTATATTATGGAAAACTATGCTCAAATGCTAAAATGAGAGTAATTCAAT